A part of Acipenser ruthenus chromosome 12, fAciRut3.2 maternal haplotype, whole genome shotgun sequence genomic DNA contains:
- the LOC117416921 gene encoding rhodopsin kinase grk7-a-like: protein MCDMGGLDNLIANTAYLQARKSVDGDAKEMLKRRRSLSLPSPDQCAEMRQKICVEFESVCEQQPIGKRFFRQFTQTVPEYQTAVAFLDELNNWELAENTGRDNLRQNIATSFLKPDSKNFISYMSGEVAEKCKNVTEKDFEEVMALAKEETKKFLMGKPFQEFQSSGFFDKFMQWKVFERQPITEKYFYEFRILGKGGFGEVCAIQVKVSGQMYACKKLDKKRLKKKKGDKMALLEKEILEKVNSPFIVKLAYAYESKTHLCLVMSLMNGGDLKYHIYNIGERGIEMNRAIYYTAQITCGILHLHSINIVYRDMKPENVLLDDNGQCMLSDLGLAVEIKEGKQINQKAGTSGYMAPEILNEENYTYSVDWFALGCSIYEMIAGRTPFKDFKEKVNKDEVKRRCLEDEVKFEHANFNEPTKDICKQFLVKKVEERLGCRGANDDPRKHPWFKSIQFHRLEAGLVDPPFVPDPSVVYAKEIGDIADFSEIRGIEFDDKDKKFFKRFATGAVPIPWQEEMIESGLFDELNDPSKAMAADTGESKSGVCLLL from the exons ATGTGTGACATGGGAGGTCTGGACAATTTGATAGCCAACACGGCTTACTTGCAAGCCAGGAAAAGCGTGGATGGCGACGCCAAAGAAATGCTAAAGAGGCGCAGGAGCCTGTCCCTTCCCAGCCCCGATCAGTGTGCGGAAATGAGACAGAAGATCTGCGTTGAGTTTGAAAGTGTCTGTGAGCAGCAGCCCATAGGGAAAAGGTTTTTCAGACAGTTCACGCAGACAGTCCCTGAGTATCAGACTGCTGTCGCCTTCCTGGATGAGCTGAATAACTGGGAGCTGGCAGAGAATACCGGGAGAGACAACCTGCGCCAGAACATTGCCACCAGCTTCCTCAAACCGGACTCCAAGAACTTCATCTCTTACATGAGCGGAGAGGTAGCTGAAAAGTGCAAAAATgtgactgaaaaagactttgAGGAGGTCATGGCACTGGCCAAAGAGGAGACCAAGAAGTTTCTTATGGGCAAACCCTTCCAGGAGTTCCAAAGTAGTGGCTTCTTTGATAAGTTCATGCAGTGGAAAGTATTCGAACGGCAGCCAATTACTGAGAAATATTTTTATGAGTTCAGGATTCTGGGGAAAGGAGGATTTGGAGAG GTCTGCGCTATCCAAGTAAAGGTTTCTGGACAGATGTACGCTTGCAAGAAACTGGACAAGaagagattaaaaaagaaaaaaggagataAGATGGCCCTGCTGGAGAAAGAGATCTTGGAGAAAGTCAACAGCCCCTTCATTGTCAAACTGGCGTACGCTTACGAATCCAAAACCCATCTCTGTTTGGTGATGAGTCTCATGAATGGAGGCGATCTGAAATACCACATTTACAACATCGGGGAAAGAGGTATAGAAATGAACCGTGCCATCTATTACACAGCCCAAATAACATGTGGCATCTTGCACCTGCATTCAATTAATATAGTCTACAGAGATATGAAGCCAGAAAATGTACTTTTGGATGACAATGGGCAATGCATGTTATCTGATTTGGGTTTGGCAGTTGAAATTAAAGAAGGAAAACAAATCAACCAGAAG GCTGGGACCAGTGGTTACATGGCTCCAGAAATCCTGAATGAAGAGAACTATACCTACTCCGTGGACTGGTTTGCCTTGGGCTGCAGTATCTATGAGATGATCGCCGGCCGGACCCCTTTCAAGGATTTCAAAGAGAAAGTCAATAAGGACGAAGTGAAGAGGAGGTGCCTTGAGGACGAGGTGAAGTTTGAGCATGCAAACTTCAATGAACCCACCAAAGATATCTGCAAGCAGTTCCTGGTCAAGAAGGTGGAGGAGAGGTTAGGATGCAG AGGAGCAAATGATGACCCGAGGAAGCACCCATGGTTTAAATCCATCCAATTTCATCGTTTGGAAGCTGGTCTTGTAGACCCACCCTTTGTGCCAGACCCCTCTGTTGTCTATGCAAAGGAGATTGGGGACATTGCAGATTTCTCTGAAATACGAGGCATCGAGTTTGATGACAAAGACAAGAAATTCTTCAAGAGGTTTGCAACAGGAGCCGTCCCTATCCCCTGGCAGGAGGAGATGATTGAATCAGGCCTGTTTGATGAACTGAACGATCCCAGCAAGGCGATGGCTGCAGATACTGGGGAAAGCAAATCAGGTGTCTGCTTGCTTCTTTAA